A region from the Medicago truncatula cultivar Jemalong A17 chromosome 6, MtrunA17r5.0-ANR, whole genome shotgun sequence genome encodes:
- the LOC120576028 gene encoding pentatricopeptide repeat-containing protein At1g61870, mitochondrial has protein sequence MAYPLLRRSLRHYSTLLYPTPPKLVFQKYRIKSQKNSSILSPNCSSALKSPLPLPQMKAETNTKAERFISHAIAVYSQAGLFDQALNVFNFIHENLKSTPSVKSLNALLSAAIIIDNPVEVTRIYKDFPKIYSIKPNVDTYNSVIDYFVSSGSTAPIFSIFDDMSVYRVKPNATIFDKAYLAFLEENKFDEIEKLVDLMENRYGLTPCSNTYSVRIKGLCKLKMFDEARRIGEFEYALDTAMDMIGEGLVPTLTTMENLVNGLVRVSKESLLRESRTSFLKTETSGVNLKR, from the exons ATGGCTTATCCTCTTCTTCGCCGCTCACTTCGTCACTACTCAACATTGCTCTATCCAACCCCTCCCAAACTCGTCTTTCAGAAATATCGTATTAAGAGTCAGAAGAACTCATCAATACTCTCTCCCAACTGCTCCTCAGCACTGAAATCCCCTCTCCCTCTCCCCCAAATGAAAGCTGAAACAAATACAAAAGCTGAACGTTTCATCTCTCACGCTATCGCTGTCTATAGTCAAGCCGGCCTGTTCGACCAAGCTCTCAATGTTTTCAACTTCATCCATGAAAATCTTAAATCCACTCCCTCAGTTAAATCGCTCAATGCGTTGCTCTCAGCTGCAATCATTATAGATAATCCTGTGGAGGTAACACGTATTTACAAAGATTTCCCGAAAATTTACTCTATTAAACCTAATGTTGATACATATAACTCGGTTATCGATTATTTTGTTAGTTCTGGCTCAACCGCTcctattttctctattttcgATGATATGAGTGTCTATCGTGTCAAACCTAATGCTACGATTTTTGATAAAGCTTACCTTGCTTTTCTTGAGGAGAACAAATTTGACGAGATTGAAAAGTTGGTTGATTTGATGGAAAATAGGTATGGGTTAACTCCATGTTCTAACACGTATAGTGTTAGGATAAAGGGTTTATGTAAGTTGAAGATGTTTGATGAGGCTAGGAGG ATTGGGGAGTTTGAATATGCTTTGGATACTGCTATGGACATGATTGGTGAAGGTTTGGTCCCTACTCTTACAACAATGGAAAATCTTGTGAATGGGCTTGTTCGTGTTTCAAAGGAGAGCTTGTTGAGAGAATCAAGGACAAGTTTTCTGAAAACGGAGACAAGTGGGGTGAACTTGAAGAGATGA